From the genome of Falco biarmicus isolate bFalBia1 chromosome 2, bFalBia1.pri, whole genome shotgun sequence:
AAAACATATTGTTCACTTAGAGAAAGAACGGCAAAGTATCAGCTCTCATCTGCCATTTTAATCCAAGACACAAACAATTAGTTGAACACAGTCATATCCAGATGCTAATGTTTGGTGGAAATGAGTAACAGTGCATTAATTCCCGACTAGCTGAGATGCGTCTTCCATGATAAAGGCTTCTTGTAagactctgcagacaccagccTAGAAAATCCTCCTCAAATGATATTAAAAGCCTCATCTATAAAAACACAGGACTTTGTTCAGTCCTTGGGGATTTACATGTCTCCAAAGATGAGGTGCACTGTCAGGAAAACCTGTCACATCATTTTAGATGTCACTCAGCACCTAAAAAGAATGTGCTGCGGGAGGGACCACCTTTTTAACCAGCCTACCAGGCTGGAATGTATTAACTGTTGGCTGGATGAAGCAGGTGAGGAACACTAAGGTTTTCTTCAAACAATGCTGGTTTTGAGGAGTGGGGGTGgtaaattaatgcattttctaATCTAGTTCATGACAATGTATCAACACATGACATAATTGCCTGTTTATATAGCATCACAGGAACTTTTCAGCAATGGTACCTTGGTGAAGTTCTTCTTGCAAAACCTATACCAAATAAAATATCACTTAGTCCTGGGATTTATTCAGGGTTGTCTgagtttaaattaattttaaaagcaattcaaGTTAAAAGGATGCAAAACCTTGTCATGTCAACACTCCTAGTCTCATTTAAAGCTTTTTCCACTTGATATTTATTTAGTTTAACTCCACACCAAATTGGTGTTCACACAGGAGCCTTGACCTATATAACTGACACATTTTTTAATAGTATCTCCCACTTCACAGCTGCAACTCTGAATGTAGAGCTACAGGCAAATCAGCCTGAAGGTCCATCTAGCTTAGCAGTTGTGTCAAAGGGTTTCTACCTTGACTCCAGTAAATTGAGTCAACTGCTGAATTTGTAAGAGGTTTCAATACCGCTACAGAAATATTCATTTTTCTAGAACAATCTCTTCAAAATATAACCAAATTGAAGCACACCTACTAACTGGATGTTTTTAGCTGCATATTACATTACAGTGAAGGAGCCAAATGTTCCCCTGTCACTCAACCCACTGCTGAAGATGAAAGTTGCTCTTTTTCTATTGCGGTTTGTAAGAAGAGGGGCTATCTTTTATCGGGCCAGCTGCCACCAAGACAAAACCGATAAGCTCTGGGGCAGAAGCCCCTTTTTCAGGTCTGAAATAGCAACGGTAGTCATAAAGgtgaaaaacagcagagaacGACTTAAATTTAATTATGTAAGCAGCTAgaccatctgaaaaaaaaaaaaaaggcactgatTTCTGGAGCAAAGGAAGTGAtagcaggggaggaggagataAAACTCGAGCTCCTCTGGCATACACAAAGCAAGCAATGAGTAATTTACAGCCTGAGGAGGTGAGGGACAGGCAATTGTATTCTGTGCCCCGGTGCCTCTGTCAAGTCCAGGATCATTAGCAACATTAAGCATTGTAGGTCCCACGGTGTCTTTTGAAGGTATTTTGTCAATGTCCCCTAAGAATTAGGGTTCAAGGGGGGTCTGCATTAATTTCTGCTGTGACAGGCTACTGCAGAAAAGTACGTGCAAGGGGGAAATAAGAGGCCTAGGCATCACTGTCCTTCTGCCTTTCACCTTGACCCTGCCTGCCGGGCTTAATCTGACTTCACTGTGGACAAAAATCCAAGCAATATACCTGCTCCAAGCAGTCCTTTCGCTAGCACGGAAGTGGCGTCTCTGAACATACCCAACTCTCGTTATCGGGGGGAGGAATAACAGGAGGACTCTAACAGCTTCTTAATTGTTTGCCTATTAAAGAACATCGTTTATTTGGAGAAGGCGCAGCACCCTGAACAGTGACAACACCTCACGGCCCTAACAAGGTGTCAGGAGCTCCCCAGCAGCGAGTGAGCAGGGCCCACCCTCAGCAGTCCCTGCAGGTGGTGGGGCTTCCAGCGAGGCCCCCGCAGGTGAGCGGGCAGCGCCTGCAGGCGGTCGCGACAGCCGACAGGCGCGTTATCGGGCTGCTCGGGAGCGGGCACAGCGAGGGACGCCGCGGGGCACCGAGGTGCGCGGGCTAGGCGCGGAGCGCTCCCCCCTCCGCCTGAGCCCGTCCCGGGCTGGCGGTAAGGTTCGTGCCCGGGCCGGGGCACAAGCCAGCGGGGGGAAGCGGCCACGGGCGCTGGGCGAACCGCCCGGCCACAGCACAGCGACGGCCCGCCctcggcccccgccccgcccccgccccgggcagagggccgccccccggccgcaGCTCCCGGCCCCGTCAGCGGGGGCACACGCCGCCCTGCCGCCGGCACGGCTCTGCCGGCGGGTGCGGGGGAGCGGCTCGTGCTGCGggacacccccctccccccccttcgCCAACGGCCGCTCTAACGGCCCCGTCACgggcgccccccgcgccgccagCCGCCTCCCGCCCACCGGCCGCGCGGGGGCGCCGCGCGGGGCGGgtgcggggggaggggggcggggggagggcgCGCGTGCGCGATGACGCGCCGGGACGTGCCCGCTATATGAGCCCCGGCAGGCGCTGACTCGGCCCTTTCCGCCTCGCTCCCGCCCGCTCTCGGGTCGCTGCGCAGAGacccgcgccgccgccgcccgtcGCCGCCGCCATGATCATCTACCGGGACTGCATCAGCCGTAagagcggcggcgcggcggggggggggcgacgctggggccgggaggggcgggcggcggctcGGTCGGCCGGGGGAAGCGGCTGGTCGCGGCCTGGGCCCGGCCGCTGGGCCCGGCGGTGCCGCGCATGTGCAgtgcgggcggcggcggcggcggggggccgggggggggcagggccgggcccgggggggctcgggccgggcccgcggggCCCGGGGGTGGGGGAGCCGGAGGGAGCGTGGGCCCGGCCGGGCGGTGAGGGGAAGGGGCCGCGGGCCGGCGCGGGGGAGCGGAGGGTGGAGGCTGACGCGGCGGCGCCCGCCTGTGTGTGTCCGTCCCCCGCAGAGGACGAGATGTTCTCGGACATCTACAAGATCCGGGAGGTGGCGAACGGCCTGTGCCTGGAAGTGGAGGGGAAGGTGAGtggcccggccgccccgggcGGTGAGGGGGGGCGGGCCTCGCAGCGGTGACTCTGGGCCGGGGAGCCGGGCCGGTGGCGGAGGCACGGCTTGGGGAGCGGGGACCGGCTTCCTGCGGGGGCCCGAGAGGGGGGCACCCACCGCGGCCGGGTGCCTGtggccggggcagggccggccGGTGGTGAGCGAGAGGGCCCggggcagccaggctggtgtGCGGCGCCGGCGGTGTAGCAAAGCTTCGGTCAGGTGTTGGGAGAGCCGTCTGGCTTAAACCGTGCTCGGGCTGCAGTCAGGTTCCTTGCGCTTAACTGTGGCTCTGAAGTCATGCCCTGCTGTCAGGTCATAGATGTGTAAGAGCGGTAGCGTTAAAACTTTCGCAGAGCCGTTAAGTTTTTTGATGTCTCTAAATCTAGATGGTCACCAGGACAGAGGGTCAAATTGATGACTCTCTAATTGGTGGCAATGCCTCTGCTGAAGGTCCTGAGGGAGATGGAACAGAAGCCACGGTCATAACTGGTGTCGATATAGTAATAAACCACCACCTTCAGGAAACCAGCTTTACAAAAGAATCCTACAAGAAATACATCAAGGATTACATGAAAGCGTAAGTATTGGTAGGCGTTATCTTTAAAAGGGATTGTGAAATTTATTTAGTttgctgagattttaaaaacagtgttgAACTTTATTCCCAGTAGGTGTTAGTTTTGATACACGTGCCAAACTGGCTGTGAACTTCTGTAATGTCTTAACGCTTGGCAGAACTGGAGCTCTAAAGAATTGATACTGGAATATCTAAGTTTATTTTGGCTGAGGTAGAGGACCTGGTCATGTGCTTTAGATCTTATTTGTAAccctgttgttttcttttgggtttcTTCATGCCAGACCTTCATGTGGAAGGGGGTTAGGTGGTCAAGAAAAGCTTCCTGAAGCTTTTCTAACTTGACACTTAAATGTCCAAAAATAATGTGTGTGAATGAAACTTCTTGATAATTTAAGGTGTAATTTCTGTTGCTCATGGTTCAGTGGGTTAGTATGAAAGGTGAAAATGCTTTCCGATACTGACAGAGAGTACTCTTGGTGCTGTGGAAGTGGCTTGCTAATTTTCATCTACCACTAGAAGTGAGCTTGATGATTGGCAGGCACTGTTCTGCTAGTTCCCTTCAAATTTGGGGGCTTTGAGAGGGAAcaggagaaaggcagcaaaatcaCAGTTTGACTGCTAGTAACTCTTCTTGCTATGATGTGATGCTGCACAGTGAAGTTATTAAGCTAGAACatgttttcagtgtgtttttccttccagaatCAAAGCCAGACTTGAGGAACACAAGCCAGAGAGAGTAAAGCCTTTCATGACTGGGGCTGCAGAACAAATCAAACACATCCTTGCTAACTTCAAAAACTACCAGGTAATGAAACTTCTGTCTCTTTACTGCAATGATGCAAGCTGCAATTGGCTCATCTGCTGAACTAGTTTGAGTTTTGAGGGCCTCTCTTGTGGGGACATCCTTTCTCTAAGAGCGTTAGGGTTTCTGAgaagcagggaggagaaagagcGAAAGACTTGGTGTTCGGGCGTCTTATTTCAGCTTGCACTGTTTGTAGTTAACTACATTTATAGTTATCGCCATTTAGGAACTGTGGAGTTAAAAGACTTGAAGGATAACTTTGTCTGTTGTGTCTTACTCTGCTGTTCATAGTAGTGTGGTGTGGCACTAAAATGGAtgagctgcaaaagcaaaattgcTGCAGCTGGTCGTGGAGACTTCGAACTTGGAGATGTTGTAGCTTTCTTATACAAAAAGGCACTTTCTCCTGGTAATAGCTCATTAAATGTCTCAGTAACATATTTCTCTGAAGTTCTTTGTAGGAGAGAACATGAATCCAGATGGCATGGTGGCTCTTCTGGATTTCCGTGAGGATGGTGTGACCCCGTATATGATTTTCTTTAAGGATGGCTTAGAAATTGAGAAATGTGTAAGTACTGACCTGAAATGGATGAATGTGCCTAACTGCTGCTACATGATTAGCTCTTTCAATGCATCACTTGTTCTCTTGTATCCCTGTTGAACAGTAGCTGCCAGTTCAAAAACTTAAAAGTTCATGTAAGTACACCCTAATTGCTACTTTGTGTTATACAAAGTGGCTGGAACTTCCATTGTATACTATTCAATTATAGTAAAAGGGGACATAGTTTCACTGTAGCGATTCATGGTGACTTAATGGCTAAGAAATGTAGGAAGAATTGCCTTGGCGAAATGTGTAATTGGTTATGGTTTTAAACTATTAAAGACAATGTCCTCTGAAATGGAGCACTTGCTACTTTGGTCCCTCTTGTGGGGGTTAATTCTGAAGTATTTGgtcatgttttttcttctttcacttaATTTGATGcccttattttgttatgcaagAACTGTTTAAATATTGCCCTAAACTTGGGATCACAGTGATACTTGACTGAGTACTTAACCTTATTCTACTTGGAATCTCCAGCTGTCTAAGCTCAGACAGCTCCTGTGGTCTGCTTTAACTACTCTTGGAATGTGATTGCAGTGAAACAGTATTTGGATCCCAACACTTGTACTTTTAGCTTATTTGGAGAACTGTGGAATTTGATGCAGACTAGCGGTGTGGAATCACCAATTGCTTTGCCCAGTCATTGTGGACTTACAAAGTCTGTTTATAGCCAGCTAAATTTATCTGTAAAGCCTCTTACAGGCTTTCTGGTATGCCAGTCATGTAAAGATGAACCAAATTCTATTGTGGAGCAGTAGTCCAACTAAGGGAATGCTTTTACTGGCCAAAACAGACACACAGCTTCCTGCAGCTTGACTGAAGGGTGATGTCTGTCCTGGGCCCTAGAATAGGTGGTCACCTGGCAGGTACCTTCTCAGACCAGAAGCTTGCATGCATCTACCCTACTTGGGCAGACCTTTTGGATTCGGGTAACACCATCTTCAGGTAGGTGGAGTTACAGGAATAGCATCAGGGTGTTCCAGTGGGCAAAAAACCTTACAGCTTCTTTGTGTACAGCTCTCTGAAGAGAGACATATGTACGTTGTAAACTTTAGTACTTCTTTAGGACATACTCttatttgaaaggaaatctGAAACTTGGTGTGTCAAGAAAAAGGGGATGAATAAGCATCCAGTCTGGCTTGCTCAGCAGCTGGTACCAGTTGCTCTGTATGATCATAAAAAATGATCAGCATCCTCTGATAGACCATGAGCactctttctgttgctttctggTTTGCACTAAGATGCAAAAATAACTTCCTTGCGCTTTCTGCCTGCCTGACTATGGCAGCTCAGATTGAATTAGGGAATACACAAGTAAGTTATAGAAACTTACTGTGACTGTCTTGACATTGAACTAACCCTTGCTACTTTTGTTTCAGTAACAAATCAAACAGTATGGTTTTGGATCACTTGTCTTCATAGCtggctgctgtttcttcttcattgGCACAACACCAGGAATCGGCAATGTCTAACTGGACTGATGTCATCTTGAGCTTTATTCACTTATTTTGACCCTGATTTGGAGTGGAGGCAttgttataaaaaaaagaaaaaaaaaaaaaccccaaacatctgTCATGTAGGTTGTCTAAAATAAAACTCATTTAAACCCATTTTAGGTGATGCCTTTTGGTCTAATGTGTTTCTTAGGGTAACTTGCAGGAGAGGTTGCAGCAAGGTGTTTGTCCAAGGATTTGGTAGTGCGCTAGGACCAGGCTATACTACTGACAGTACAACTTGACTGTTTCCAGACAGACTTCACGCAGTTTTTACCTGTGGCTTTGGAGTGCAAGAGCAGGCAGAGGTCAATAAGGCAAAGTCCAAGAAATGCCATCATAATGGAGTGGACCACCTTCGTCTTTCATGATTGCTCAGAGACTTCTCTGGAAGAGATACCAaaattggtaaaaaaaaaaaaccaccaaaaaaacccaacaaaaaaacctcaaataCACCCAGAATGGACTATGCACTATTCAAGCTGAgtgctggctgagctgctgtgtcAGACAAGGATACTTGAGTCTGTTCTCAGTTGTAGTATGACTTCAAGATCAAAGTAGGAGGATGGATGGAACAGGAGTCAACACCAGCACACTGTCTGAGCCTGAGTACTGGGAACACTGGGGAAGAGGGTGAAATTATGAAGTTtttcagcacagcctggctgtggtAATAGCTCCTTTGTATTTGACAGCTATTCAGGAGCAGGTTAACTAGAACTTGGTCAGTTtgcagggtttgggggttttctgtaCTACTAGAGGAGAGAAATGTTGGAATGACCACGCTCTGTCATAGGTGCATTACAAAGCAAGTGTGTGCTTGGGCTCAAGACTTACTGGAGTACTTAAAActtgctgtgcctgctgtgtTCCTTGTTAGGAAATGCATCTGTTTGACAGACCTGGAGCAAACCACTGTTGCTTCTCTGGTTCTTGCTGGGATGCAACAGTAACGGGTTCCTTGCGCTTTCTACCTGCCTGACCTGGTGGTAGTCTGGATTGAATAAAGGAACACAAATACCTTCACAGAGAGCCTTGGGGCAAGGGGGTTTGTTGTTGATGCAGTGCATGCCTGACCAGGGATGTTGCCTTGGACTGGAAATCATAACTTCTTCCCTACTGCAGTGATTGCAGGGGTATCGGAGGTTAAGGTGCCTGAAAGGGGAGGCCGTGAGGCGCTGGCTAGCTGTGGACCTGTGAGGCCTCAGGCCTCCATTTCAGAGTTTTTATGTCTGTCTTGTTGGTTTTTGGGCCCTGGTGCAGGAGGGTTGAGGTGGAGCCAGGTTTCTGCAGGGGTGAGATAGAtgtggcagcaggctgggaggagTGATAGTGTCTGCGGAGGTGGGAGTGGAGTGTGCCCTAGTTATCTCGGAGGTTCCTATCTGGTTTGTCTATTTTAGTTCTGTGGGAACTTCATTTACATATGTGGTGGTGTGGTgtgttggtttgtgtttggtttttttttggctttccCGAGTAAGTCGGGCCAGCTGCACTGCTGGCTGAGGTACAACTTTGGTGTAATCTGAGTGATGTAAATTAATACTCCTCTGCCTTTACCCTATGGGGCTGAAAGGGAGGCAGGTTCAAAGCCTAAATAAAATCAGTGTGAgccaatttttgttttccttgcagagGCTTTGTTTAACGGGGTTGGGTGAGGATGTTGCATGTGCTGGGAGCTTGGGAACGCTTGCTCAGTTTGAGACTCTGCTTCTCAGTGGAGTAAGGTTAGTGTAGGCAGGGCAGTGCTTGTGTGGCTGTGCAGCCCCTAACATCCCTTGGCTTCCACTTCCAGTCAGTGAGCCAAAGTGTTCAAAACTGCATGGAGCTGGTACGTGGGAGTGACAATGGCTCTTCTGCCTGCTTGCCTGGTTATGCTGGGGCTGGGAACCCTGGGCACAGGCTTGAGGCAAACTGCTGTGTGGCAGCTGTGTACAAATGACAAGgtgctgctttgaaaagcagGTGCTTAAAAGCATGATGAGCACTGCCTCGCTGTTGGGTTGAGTGGCTTATGGCAAATTGCGTGCCATCCTGTCTGTACTCCAGGCTAACTGGGATATTTAACTGGTGTGTGCAAGCATGCTGAGCTATTGGGTTACATGCTCCCATCAATCTCGTATGTCTTTTCTGTGTGGTGGAGCCTCTGATGGGGAGTCTCCCTTCAGCCTGTTGTAGGAAAGTGTCAGTTCAAGGGCTCTTGAGAATGCAggattttgttgtttgcttttccagtgaGCCCTGGCAAGAGAAGCGGTTTTGTGGCTGGCTGCACTGTGCTTCCCAAAAATGCATTGCTGCCTTCGCTTTCTTGGGGAAAAGGGCAAGTCTTGCTGCTCTGAAGTGTCAAACGTGCCAGGCACCAGTGAGGAGAGGTTAAACCACACCCGGTGGCAGGGAAGGACTGTGGCAGTGACAAGCAGCGGTCtctgctgcactgctgtggTAGCTGCCTGCAGTGGAGGCAGGGTGAGGGGAAAGGTGGGATCCAGCGCCTTGCATTGGGAGTTGCTGCTTGCTGTTAAGTGGGAGGCCTGCGATGCAACTCGGCTGAAAATGAAGTTGGCATATTTCTTCATAACCCAGTTCCTCCTGTTCTGGCCCCTCTTCGTTTCAAGCAGCTGTTCTGTGGGGCTGGAAAGCCAAAGTGATTTGAGAAGGCAAGGCTTTGTAAGGCTGTTAATGCTACAGCTTTGGAGTTACtgaattgattaaaaaaacctcctcATAACAAATTACCCTATTGCTTAAACACAGCCTGAACTGAAGGACAACTTTAAAACTTACCCCCATCTTGTTTTAAAGTGTGCTTATCAGGCTTGTATCTTGCATTCCTGGGAAGATATTTTCCGTGGCTGGAAGGACTGCGGAGCTGGGAAGGATCCAAACGGCTTTTCCCCAAAGCCTCGTGGGGTAGGTGAAGTGGCTGGGTGTCAGccctgcacagggcaggaggctgTTCCTGCACCTCCCATgaggtggctgctggcaggggagggCTGATGGCTaatgggggggggaggggagagacgGGACTAGATGGACAccttctattttaattttgtactttTGTGTTGAAGGTTGTGATGTCTTTGGGCTGGAGGAAGTGGCTACTGTGCTTGGCATGTGTCCTGTGGTCCCCTTTGGCCTTTTGCTTTCCCACCCCAATGCTGCTCTTCTTGCTGCCCCAGCTGGATCTTGCCCCACCTacaaatctgttcttttttgcCCTCTCAAAGCATTCCTGCAGTgtctccagccccacagcccagcgCTGGTAAAATATCCCACCCCTGTGGACCAGTGACTGTGCTGTTAACATCTGAATGACgctgcagcagcttgctgctCCTTGGCTGCCTGCTTTGAGGAGAAAGGGTGCAAGCCTGGGCATGTTGATGCTGTGGAGAGAACAGCTGGCGTGCTGGGAGAGGTGCTGGTGGGGCCATGGGGAGCTGGATACCCCCTTACCCCCTCGGGTACTCTGCCCATTGGCTTTGCCTGTGCAGCTTGGGCGGGGGGTGGGTGCCAGAGCCCAGGTGGGGGGTGGTCCTGGAGCCTTGTGCAGCCCTCAGCTTCTGCACAAGGAGGGAGAGCCTGCAAGAAATGAACGGATGTAGGGAACAGAgctgggtggttttttgggttgtcCCACCCCCCGGCTTGGTTTAGCTTAAGGCCGGAAGGGACTTGGCATAAGCTTAGGCTATGATTGttgtcaaattattttttcaagcagatgtagaaaaaaaataaatgctcaaCTTGCTTCCTTCCCTCAGCAAGTCTCTCTTGAGCTGGCTTAGGCCAGCCTGCTGTCATCCTGGGCAGTGTCTTCAGTGACAGCTATGTAGGGAGGATGCTTTTATTATACAATAGCATCTGCATCAAGATACCTCTGCTCTCACGTGCTGCTGCTGACTTGGAGCAGGTAAGatgcctcctcctgctcctgtggACCTCTGGCTGCGCTTCAGCTCTGCAGCCGTTGCCCCAGGATGCAGCTGCTGTTACAAACTAGTGGTTTGCTGTTTGCTCTGCACCAGCCAGCAAGTAAGTAAATCTTGGTGTCACTGCTAACCCACAGTGGGAGAGCAGCAACTGAACACCATGTTCATTTAGCTTGGACATAAATGCCTcagtaggaggaaaaaaacccgcTAGCCAAGTCTGAAAATCTTTGCCCTGAACAGCCCAGAATTCATCGCCAGGAGCACAAGCGTGCTGGTTTGTGGTCCCTGGGCCCTGGTTGCCTTCTGGTtgaagctgcagctggaagctgttGTGCAAAGATGACAGCCAAGTGgctgtggccagggctgggggagcttTACTGGGTGCCAGCAAATGCTGGCAGGCCCTGAAGAGCATTGTGGAGGGGCACAGCAGGATGTTAAGGATGCGCGTAGCTGCTGGGTGTTTCGAGCCATCAGAGCTGCGCTCATCACCTTCCACTTCTGGCAGAAAGAAGCCAAAAGCCCTCGGAGGCCTTTTTAGAATCTTGGTGTGTGATGCCAacaagaggcagcagctgaatgTGGTGAGAAAAATTATGAGAAATCATTTCTCTGCACCCATCCT
Proteins encoded in this window:
- the TPT1 gene encoding translationally-controlled tumor protein, translating into MIIYRDCISQDEMFSDIYKIREVANGLCLEVEGKMVTRTEGQIDDSLIGGNASAEGPEGDGTEATVITGVDIVINHHLQETSFTKESYKKYIKDYMKAIKARLEEHKPERVKPFMTGAAEQIKHILANFKNYQFFVGENMNPDGMVALLDFREDGVTPYMIFFKDGLEIEKC